A genomic region of Pirellulales bacterium contains the following coding sequences:
- a CDS encoding bi-domain-containing oxidoreductase, which translates to MKQVVQNFGSGVLELLEVPCPAAGRGHLLIQTRASLISAGTERALVEFGQAGLLSKARQSPERVKQVWDKIRTEGLMPTMESVFAKLDEPMPLGYSNAGIVVEVGPGVTQFAAGDRVASNGGHAEMVSRPINLCAKIPAGVSDDTASFAVLGSIGLQGIRLLRPEIGDTVAVFGLGLIGLLAVQMLAGSGARVLGIDPDPSRREMARTFGAIPVDVAGDPVAAALAQTSGHGVDGVLVTASARDDDILSQAARMSRKRGRIVLVGVVNMELNRSEFYEKELSFQVSCSYGPGRYDAQYEDQGLDYPYAFVRWTEQRNIEAVLELMASGRLNVAPLITKRITHAEAAKAYELLSADRGQLGIVLDYPQVPPVAGRVVRTPTVVTPSTATAQVTVGVIGAGNFTKRMVLPVLAKTKARLATIASAGGVTAAHAARKFGFEASTTDYRTILADKDINCVFITARHNLHASMVVEALAAGKHVFVEKPLAISRGELHRVQEAFAASRGLQLMVGFNRRFSPHALKMRQLLSSRSQPAVMNMLVNAGDVPRTHWMHDPHVGGGRIIGEGCHWIDFLSFLAGSPVVAVQSITAGGVGSAQPQKDNMSISMSLADGSIANLHYLTGGHRAFPKETLTIFCQGRVLELDNFRRLRGLGWSGFKRYNLFRQDKGHHAEISSFIDRVASGGPPLIPPAELWNVTEASFAAEEAAAEHSRVQLSV; encoded by the coding sequence CGCGTTAAGCAGGTGTGGGACAAGATCCGCACCGAAGGGCTGATGCCTACGATGGAATCGGTCTTCGCCAAGCTCGACGAGCCGATGCCGCTGGGCTACTCGAACGCGGGCATCGTGGTCGAAGTCGGCCCCGGCGTCACCCAATTCGCCGCCGGCGACCGTGTGGCCAGTAACGGCGGTCATGCCGAGATGGTCAGTCGTCCGATTAACTTGTGCGCCAAGATTCCCGCCGGCGTCAGCGATGACACGGCCAGCTTCGCGGTCCTGGGATCGATCGGGTTGCAAGGCATCCGCCTGTTGCGCCCCGAGATCGGCGATACCGTGGCCGTTTTCGGCCTGGGCTTGATCGGCTTGTTGGCCGTGCAAATGCTCGCCGGCAGTGGTGCCCGCGTCCTGGGCATCGATCCCGATCCCAGCCGTCGCGAAATGGCGCGCACGTTCGGCGCCATTCCCGTCGACGTGGCAGGCGATCCCGTCGCCGCGGCCCTGGCACAGACCTCGGGGCACGGTGTGGATGGCGTCCTGGTGACGGCGTCAGCCCGTGACGACGATATTCTCAGCCAGGCAGCCCGCATGTCGCGCAAGCGCGGGCGCATCGTGCTGGTGGGTGTCGTGAATATGGAACTGAATCGCTCGGAGTTCTACGAGAAAGAACTGTCGTTCCAGGTCTCCTGCTCGTATGGACCCGGCCGCTACGACGCCCAGTACGAAGATCAGGGACTCGATTACCCGTACGCCTTCGTCCGCTGGACCGAGCAGCGCAACATCGAAGCGGTGCTCGAACTGATGGCATCGGGCCGGCTGAACGTCGCCCCGCTTATCACCAAACGGATCACGCACGCCGAAGCGGCCAAAGCCTACGAACTGCTCTCGGCCGACCGCGGGCAGTTGGGCATCGTGCTCGACTATCCCCAGGTGCCGCCGGTTGCCGGGCGCGTGGTGCGTACTCCGACCGTCGTAACCCCCTCAACCGCCACGGCCCAGGTTACGGTGGGCGTTATCGGAGCGGGCAATTTTACGAAGCGGATGGTGCTGCCCGTCCTGGCCAAAACCAAGGCGCGCCTGGCCACGATCGCCAGCGCCGGCGGCGTCACGGCGGCCCACGCGGCGCGCAAATTCGGCTTCGAAGCCAGCACGACCGACTACCGCACGATTCTGGCCGACAAGGACATCAACTGCGTCTTCATCACGGCGCGGCACAACCTGCACGCGTCGATGGTCGTCGAGGCGCTGGCCGCGGGCAAGCACGTGTTTGTCGAGAAGCCGTTGGCGATCAGCCGTGGCGAACTGCACCGCGTGCAAGAAGCGTTTGCCGCGAGCCGCGGCCTGCAACTGATGGTCGGATTCAATCGGCGCTTTTCACCGCACGCTTTGAAAATGCGCCAATTGCTGTCTTCGCGATCGCAACCCGCGGTCATGAACATGCTGGTGAACGCCGGCGACGTGCCACGCACCCATTGGATGCATGACCCGCATGTCGGCGGTGGCCGCATCATCGGCGAAGGCTGCCACTGGATCGACTTCTTGAGCTTCCTGGCCGGTTCACCCGTCGTGGCGGTGCAATCCATCACGGCCGGCGGCGTCGGCAGCGCGCAGCCTCAGAAAGACAACATGTCGATCTCGATGTCGCTGGCCGATGGTTCGATCGCGAACCTGCATTACCTGACCGGCGGTCATCGGGCGTTTCCCAAAGAAACGCTCACGATCTTCTGCCAGGGACGCGTGCTCGAACTCGATAACTTCCGCCGCTTGCGCGGACTCGGCTGGTCAGGTTTCAAGCGCTACAACCTGTTCCGCCAGGATAAGGGGCATCACGCCGAGATCTCGTCGTTCATCGACCGCGTCGCCTCGGGCGGGCCCCCGCTGATTCCGCCCGCCGAACTGTGGAACGTCACCGAAGCGTCGTTCGCCGCCGAAGAAGCCGCGGCCGAACATTCGCGCGTACAGCTCTCGGTGTAG
- a CDS encoding alginate lyase family protein encodes MNRLARMYWLVRAVGWENVPRRTWHVLKGRFGLDSSDRLKHELGDGHFEREMVAGYTPDMALANWRRRAERFFIGPTQIPRLRPALHEVADDALWQERVGTWVESLPRGEMLLFHHHRTKVGWPIDFTRDPLHDVPWPAGETRRDYRQFDPRRADMKCAWEPARFQTALLLARDSARNPASPAAELFWQMVADWDRQNPFAASVQWVCGQESTVRLLSWVFAACAFVDAPGAKAESYHRLTELAYLTGRIIEDNIVYARSQKNNHAISEAIGLWTLGLMFPELRRANSWREWGRRVICEEVARQIQPDGSYVQHSMNYHRVMLDDLLWAIHLGRLHGDRLPEVRAPLAKSLDWLLVMIEPSTGQAPNYGANDGAIMLPLSTCDYTDYRPVAQAMHYTLHGTRAFPPGPWDEQMLWLCGPESMTAPVAATNGPSKAKRPAHFEAPQGGYYVTSGPRSWLLTRIHAYRDRPAQADMLHVDLWYDGLNVLRDGGSYKYYSDPPWQHFFESTAGHNTVEVDGQDQMVRGPAFLWFRWIQSRHLAYAFSLDGRATFISGEHYGYRRLPGRVVHRRSILRVVDSYLIVDDLLGSGSHELALRWRLASLDWQRENDSWRATSRGQELSIALHLPDGFKIDLCRGVEGDQAEGWESEYYAERVPVPTLVARGNGTLPVRLVTIVGPTGQGLRLAEGSRPVVNGRLSIAGVADRGLAEEIARLSQGAVVAS; translated from the coding sequence ATGAATCGATTGGCCCGAATGTACTGGCTGGTGCGCGCCGTTGGCTGGGAGAATGTTCCGCGCCGCACCTGGCACGTCCTCAAAGGACGGTTTGGGCTGGATAGCAGCGACCGGCTGAAGCACGAACTCGGCGACGGACATTTTGAACGCGAAATGGTCGCTGGCTACACGCCGGACATGGCGCTGGCGAACTGGCGACGTCGCGCCGAGCGATTCTTTATCGGCCCGACGCAGATCCCGCGACTGCGGCCCGCGTTACACGAGGTCGCGGATGATGCGCTGTGGCAAGAGCGCGTCGGGACGTGGGTCGAATCGTTGCCACGCGGCGAGATGCTGCTCTTTCATCATCACCGGACGAAAGTCGGTTGGCCGATCGATTTCACTCGCGACCCGCTGCATGACGTGCCGTGGCCGGCGGGAGAGACGCGGCGCGACTACCGGCAATTCGATCCCCGCCGCGCGGATATGAAGTGCGCTTGGGAACCGGCCCGCTTCCAGACTGCGCTACTACTGGCGCGGGATAGCGCGCGCAATCCGGCGTCACCGGCCGCCGAGTTGTTTTGGCAAATGGTCGCGGACTGGGACCGGCAAAACCCCTTCGCCGCCAGCGTGCAATGGGTTTGCGGACAGGAGTCGACCGTTCGGCTGTTGTCGTGGGTATTCGCGGCGTGCGCGTTCGTCGATGCGCCCGGCGCGAAGGCCGAGTCTTACCATCGGCTGACGGAATTGGCGTACCTGACGGGCCGAATCATCGAGGACAATATCGTCTATGCCCGCAGCCAGAAGAACAACCACGCGATCAGCGAGGCCATCGGCCTGTGGACATTAGGGTTGATGTTCCCCGAGTTGCGCCGGGCCAACTCATGGCGCGAATGGGGACGGCGCGTGATCTGCGAAGAGGTGGCTCGGCAGATCCAGCCCGACGGTTCGTACGTGCAGCACAGCATGAATTACCACCGCGTGATGCTGGACGATCTGCTGTGGGCCATCCATCTCGGCAGATTGCACGGCGATCGACTGCCGGAAGTACGCGCACCGCTCGCTAAATCGCTCGACTGGCTATTGGTCATGATCGAGCCCAGCACGGGGCAAGCGCCGAACTACGGCGCTAACGACGGCGCCATCATGCTGCCGCTGAGCACTTGCGATTACACCGACTATCGGCCGGTTGCGCAGGCCATGCATTACACCTTGCACGGCACGCGGGCCTTTCCGCCAGGTCCATGGGACGAGCAGATGCTGTGGCTCTGCGGGCCCGAGTCGATGACCGCGCCGGTCGCCGCTACGAACGGGCCATCCAAGGCGAAGCGGCCGGCTCATTTCGAGGCGCCGCAAGGGGGCTATTACGTCACGAGCGGGCCACGTTCGTGGTTGCTAACCCGGATTCACGCTTATCGCGATCGACCTGCGCAGGCCGACATGCTGCACGTCGATCTTTGGTACGACGGCCTGAACGTGCTGCGCGATGGCGGCAGCTATAAATATTACAGCGATCCACCGTGGCAACATTTTTTCGAATCCACGGCCGGTCATAACACCGTCGAGGTTGATGGCCAGGACCAGATGGTGCGCGGGCCGGCCTTCCTGTGGTTTCGCTGGATACAGTCCCGACACCTGGCCTATGCATTCTCGCTGGATGGCCGGGCGACGTTCATCTCTGGCGAGCATTACGGCTATCGCCGTCTGCCGGGACGGGTGGTGCATCGTCGGTCGATCTTGCGCGTGGTTGACTCCTATCTCATCGTTGACGACTTGTTGGGGTCGGGCAGCCATGAACTAGCGTTGCGCTGGAGGCTCGCTTCACTCGACTGGCAACGCGAGAACGACTCATGGCGGGCAACGTCCCGAGGGCAGGAGTTGTCGATAGCCTTGCATTTGCCCGACGGTTTTAAGATCGACTTGTGCCGCGGCGTCGAAGGGGACCAAGCCGAGGGGTGGGAGTCGGAATACTACGCCGAGCGCGTGCCGGTGCCGACATTAGTGGCCCGAGGGAACGGCACGCTGCCCGTCAGACTCGTGACGATCGTCGGCCCCACCGGGCAAGGACTCAGATTGGCCGAGGGGAGTCGACCGGTCGTTAACGGGCGACTGTCGATCGCGGGTGTCGCGGATCGCGGCCTGGCAGAAGAGATCGCCCGGCTGTCACAAGGGGCGGTCGTCGCAAGCTGA
- a CDS encoding transcription termination/antitermination NusG family protein, translating to MPILAPELSLYPADLFDRVDAAADADARWWALYSLPRQEKQLMRRLHVQDTSFYAPVVAKRSRAPSGRVRVSHVPLFGGYVFLYGNGAQRHTAMTTNCVSRCLEVADGKELTRDLRAIHKLIASGEPLTAEARLEAGQAVRIRSGALAGMEGVVIRRANETRLLVAVNFLQRGASVLVDDCQLEQLV from the coding sequence ATGCCGATCCTGGCTCCTGAACTAAGCCTGTACCCTGCTGATCTGTTCGACCGCGTCGACGCGGCCGCCGACGCCGACGCGCGTTGGTGGGCCCTGTACAGCCTGCCACGTCAGGAAAAGCAGTTGATGCGCCGACTGCACGTCCAGGACACTTCGTTCTATGCCCCCGTCGTGGCGAAGCGCAGCCGGGCCCCCTCGGGCCGGGTGCGCGTCTCGCATGTTCCGCTGTTCGGCGGTTACGTGTTCCTATACGGCAATGGTGCCCAGCGCCATACGGCGATGACGACCAATTGTGTCTCGCGCTGCCTGGAAGTCGCCGACGGCAAAGAGCTGACTCGCGACCTGCGCGCGATTCACAAGCTAATCGCCTCGGGCGAGCCGCTAACCGCCGAGGCACGGCTCGAAGCCGGCCAGGCCGTTCGCATTCGCTCGGGCGCCCTTGCGGGGATGGAAGGCGTCGTCATTCGCCGCGCGAACGAAACACGGCTGCTGGTTGCGGTGAATTTTTTGCAGCGAGGCGCTTCGGTGCTGGTGGATGATTGCCAGCTCGAGCAGTTGGTGTGA
- a CDS encoding N-acetylneuraminate synthase family protein has product MPHSPSTFLIGDTPVGAGHPAFLIAEIGQAHDGSLGTAHAYIDAVARTGANAVKFQTHIAAAESTPSEQFRVKFSPQDATRYDYWKRMEFTADQWHGLARHAADRGLIFLSSAFSLEAVELLDRLEMAAWKVGAGEVGSLPMLERMAKTRRPVLLSSGLSSWADMDAAVECVTQQGAPAAVLQCTTAYPCPPEKTGLNVIEELRTRYGCPAGLSDHSGKIYAGLSAITLGANLIEVHVVFSRECFGPDVPASLTTDELRQLVDGTRFIETALAHPIDKESMANDLAGLRRTFGKSVVAARALPAGYRITAEDIAFKKPGTGIPASRFQSVIGTTTKRPIAADTLLSEDDFE; this is encoded by the coding sequence GTGCCGCACTCCCCTTCGACATTCCTCATAGGCGACACGCCCGTCGGCGCCGGTCATCCGGCCTTTCTGATCGCCGAGATCGGGCAAGCCCACGACGGTAGCCTGGGCACAGCGCACGCCTATATTGACGCCGTGGCGCGGACGGGCGCGAATGCCGTCAAGTTTCAGACGCACATCGCGGCTGCCGAATCGACGCCATCCGAGCAATTCCGCGTCAAGTTCTCGCCACAGGACGCGACGCGTTATGACTATTGGAAGCGGATGGAGTTTACGGCCGACCAATGGCACGGCCTGGCCCGACATGCGGCCGACCGTGGTTTAATCTTCCTTTCGTCGGCCTTCTCGCTAGAAGCGGTCGAACTGCTGGATCGCCTCGAGATGGCGGCTTGGAAAGTCGGCGCCGGCGAAGTTGGCAGTTTGCCGATGCTCGAAAGGATGGCCAAAACCCGACGCCCCGTTCTGCTGTCGAGCGGGCTATCCTCGTGGGCCGACATGGACGCCGCTGTGGAATGCGTGACACAGCAGGGTGCGCCAGCGGCCGTGCTGCAATGCACGACGGCCTACCCCTGCCCGCCGGAAAAGACCGGGCTGAACGTTATCGAAGAGTTGCGGACCCGCTACGGCTGCCCCGCTGGTCTGTCGGATCATTCTGGCAAGATTTACGCCGGGCTGTCCGCGATCACGCTGGGAGCTAACCTGATCGAAGTGCATGTTGTCTTCTCGCGCGAGTGCTTCGGCCCTGACGTCCCGGCCTCGTTGACGACCGACGAGTTGCGCCAGTTGGTCGACGGGACCCGCTTCATCGAGACAGCGCTGGCCCACCCGATCGACAAGGAATCGATGGCCAACGATTTGGCCGGGCTACGGCGCACCTTTGGCAAGAGCGTCGTGGCTGCCCGCGCTTTACCGGCCGGCTACCGCATCACAGCCGAAGACATTGCCTTCAAGAAACCAGGTACTGGCATACCCGCCAGTCGCTTTCAAAGCGTGATTGGAACGACCACGAAACGCCCCATTGCGGCCGACACGCTTTTGTCGGAGGACGATTTTGAGTAA
- the neuC gene encoding UDP-N-acetylglucosamine 2-epimerase — protein MSNAQRRKVCVVLVDRANYGRLKPVMHAIAEHPDLQLQVVCSGTMVLERFQQPVEVVRADGFHVDGEVYMELEGSTPTTMAKSVGFGMVEFSSEFQRLKPDVVLMIGDRYEALAATIAAAYMNLCIVHIQGGEVSGSIDESARHAISKFAHFHFPSTKRSAEYLVRMGERPDTILGTGCPSSDIARTLDRTLDPAIVNSRGGGATIDVTKPFFLVLFHPTTTEFGGERAQMEALLTALDRLQTQTVLLWPNIDAGSDHISKAIRVFREKRSTTWMRTLTNLTPEKYLKVLSNTACAIGNSSSFVRDAGYFGTPVVLVGHRQEGREHDGHVAPTDPTPDAIEAALRKHLAHGRYAPSTLYGDGHVSERIATGLASLKPYVQKRLHFIYD, from the coding sequence TTGAGTAACGCCCAGCGACGTAAAGTCTGCGTTGTGCTCGTCGACCGTGCCAATTACGGCCGGTTGAAGCCGGTCATGCACGCCATTGCCGAACACCCCGACCTGCAGTTGCAGGTTGTTTGTTCCGGCACCATGGTGCTCGAACGGTTCCAGCAACCGGTCGAGGTCGTGCGTGCCGATGGCTTTCATGTCGACGGCGAAGTCTACATGGAACTGGAAGGCTCGACGCCCACGACGATGGCCAAGAGTGTCGGCTTCGGTATGGTGGAATTCTCCAGCGAATTCCAACGATTGAAGCCTGACGTGGTGTTGATGATCGGCGACCGGTACGAAGCCCTGGCCGCCACGATCGCCGCGGCCTACATGAATCTGTGCATCGTGCATATCCAGGGGGGCGAAGTGTCGGGCTCGATCGACGAAAGCGCCCGCCACGCCATCAGCAAGTTCGCCCACTTCCACTTCCCAAGTACGAAGCGTTCGGCCGAATACCTGGTGCGCATGGGTGAGCGGCCCGATACGATCCTCGGCACGGGCTGCCCTTCGAGCGATATTGCCCGCACGCTGGACCGCACGCTCGATCCGGCGATCGTGAACTCGCGCGGCGGTGGTGCCACGATCGACGTGACGAAACCGTTCTTCCTGGTCCTGTTTCATCCCACAACCACTGAATTCGGTGGCGAGCGGGCGCAGATGGAAGCCCTGCTGACGGCGCTCGATCGGCTACAGACGCAGACCGTGCTTTTGTGGCCTAATATCGACGCCGGCTCGGACCATATCAGCAAGGCGATTCGCGTCTTCCGCGAGAAACGCAGCACGACCTGGATGCGAACGCTGACGAACCTGACGCCGGAAAAATATCTGAAAGTGTTGTCCAACACAGCGTGCGCTATCGGCAACTCGAGCAGCTTCGTCCGTGACGCCGGTTACTTCGGCACGCCGGTCGTGCTCGTCGGCCACCGGCAGGAAGGGCGCGAACACGACGGCCACGTGGCACCGACCGATCCGACGCCGGACGCCATCGAGGCCGCGCTGCGTAAGCATCTGGCCCACGGCCGGTACGCCCCCAGCACACTGTACGGCGACGGGCATGTGTCGGAGCGGATCGCGACCGGCTTGGCTTCGTTGAAGCCCTATGTGCAAAAGCGATTGCATTTCATCTACGACTAA
- a CDS encoding acylneuraminate cytidylyltransferase family protein — translation MLRVLGIVTARGGSKGIPRKNTTRVAGKPLIAYTADAAHASQHLARVVLSTDDDEIAQVGRDLGLEVPFMRPAELAKDDTPSLPVVQDVVRRLEAAGDHFDAIFTLQPTNPLRLPSDIDGAIELLDRTGADSVISFVDVGERHPARMKFVTPEGRVQDPPFAESFEGQRRQDLQKLYLRDGSVYVTRRDVLMNQNSFKGTDCRAWLMPPERSCNVDVPFDLFLVECLLQYHAAHAGSEAG, via the coding sequence ATGTTACGAGTCCTGGGCATCGTGACGGCGCGCGGCGGATCCAAGGGGATCCCGCGCAAAAACACCACGCGCGTCGCTGGTAAGCCGCTGATCGCTTACACGGCCGATGCTGCGCACGCATCGCAACATTTGGCGCGGGTCGTTCTTTCCACTGACGATGACGAAATCGCCCAGGTAGGACGCGACCTCGGCCTGGAAGTTCCCTTCATGCGGCCAGCCGAGTTGGCCAAAGACGACACGCCCTCGCTGCCGGTCGTGCAGGATGTGGTGCGACGCTTGGAAGCGGCCGGTGACCATTTCGACGCGATCTTCACGCTGCAACCAACAAACCCCCTGCGGCTGCCCTCGGATATCGATGGCGCGATCGAACTGCTCGATCGTACCGGCGCCGATTCCGTAATTTCATTCGTCGACGTCGGCGAGCGACATCCGGCACGCATGAAGTTCGTCACCCCCGAAGGACGAGTGCAGGATCCACCGTTTGCCGAATCGTTCGAAGGACAACGCCGCCAGGACCTGCAAAAACTCTATCTGCGCGACGGCTCGGTTTACGTCACGCGTCGTGACGTGCTGATGAATCAGAATTCCTTCAAAGGGACCGACTGCCGTGCCTGGCTGATGCCGCCCGAGCGGTCGTGCAACGTCGACGTGCCGTTCGATTTGTTCCTTGTCGAGTGCTTGTTGCAATATCACGCGGCGCACGCCGGGAGCGAAGCGGGTTGA
- a CDS encoding NAD(P)-dependent oxidoreductase, with amino-acid sequence MKILIAESSGFSPVALRTLRSVAEVVEADLDRASLLAACRDVDVLWVRLRNHIDAEIFDAAPKLKIVVTPTTGLNHIDQAEAARRGIQIVSLRGEVDFLKDVRATAELTVSLLLALLRQVPSAAADVRDGNWDRDAFQGRELYGKTAGIVGYGRLGHIVARYLQAFDMRVLVTDPDVDPEDIAPGLTKVPLAKLLREADIVSLHVNLCDDTYGFFGRSEFESMRPGAWFINTARGELIDEQALLDALESGRLAGAAVDVLCDEKSTGMASHPLVEYARTHPQLIITPHIGGCTEESMEKTERFLAGRLAAQLATSATN; translated from the coding sequence TTGAAAATCCTCATCGCCGAGTCGAGTGGTTTTTCCCCCGTTGCCTTGCGAACCTTGCGGAGCGTGGCCGAAGTTGTTGAAGCGGACCTCGATCGGGCCTCGCTTCTGGCCGCTTGCCGTGACGTCGACGTGCTGTGGGTACGATTGCGAAATCACATTGATGCTGAAATCTTCGACGCTGCACCAAAATTAAAGATCGTCGTGACGCCGACCACGGGGCTGAATCATATCGATCAGGCCGAGGCTGCCCGACGCGGCATTCAGATCGTTTCGCTGCGTGGCGAGGTCGATTTCCTGAAGGATGTACGCGCCACTGCCGAGCTGACGGTGTCGCTGTTGTTGGCACTTTTGCGCCAGGTCCCGTCGGCTGCCGCGGACGTGCGGGATGGAAATTGGGACCGCGACGCGTTTCAAGGACGCGAGCTGTATGGCAAGACCGCCGGCATCGTCGGTTACGGCCGGCTGGGACATATCGTCGCCCGCTATTTGCAGGCCTTTGACATGCGTGTGCTGGTCACGGATCCGGATGTCGATCCCGAGGACATTGCCCCTGGATTAACGAAGGTGCCGCTAGCAAAGCTGCTGCGGGAAGCGGACATTGTTTCGCTGCACGTGAATCTGTGCGACGATACCTACGGCTTCTTCGGTCGCAGCGAGTTCGAGAGCATGCGGCCCGGCGCCTGGTTCATCAATACGGCCCGCGGCGAGCTGATCGACGAGCAGGCGCTGCTCGATGCCCTGGAGTCAGGCCGGTTGGCCGGCGCGGCGGTGGACGTTTTGTGCGACGAAAAATCGACGGGCATGGCGAGCCATCCGCTGGTCGAGTACGCCCGAACGCATCCGCAATTGATCATCACTCCGCACATCGGTGGCTGCACGGAAGAATCGATGGAAAAAACCGAACGGTTCCTAGCCGGTCGGTTAGCTGCGCAGTTGGCCACGAGCGCCACGAACTGA
- a CDS encoding oligosaccharide flippase family protein, translating to MSNAIASAGTPPAAKAPKVSSARSTLSIFTTRVVMLPLTIVTSILVARVLGPNARGIYGFLALIGGFALPILMLGSGASATYFISSKRFRAADIFVTCITIGFLQGTLGALLLVTLWVTGLLGTTASATPASLIIPALIALPLQGAINMGTRVALGDSWFALNNRVMFATSLCTGLSMLLLVVVLGWGVQGAVFGIVVNNSLLFTGILIASLRRYRPRFALNWTYLRESWQYAVKAWITDLAVTTNLRLDQWVLGMAKNPVVLGIYGPAVVISEMLWMIPDSLGFVLFNKIAAARNPEEQAELIERLNRLIFWIMALACGALAHFGPLAIRLLYGANYAASAEPLAILLVGTVALTISKMLTKYFAGTGAPHHSGTAVVVGAIVGFALYAPMIRMYGAAGAAMAHSASYLAAAVTSVFIYRRLVAPRRPNLFGLKISDLSWLREQLRMVRARRHADA from the coding sequence TTGAGCAACGCCATCGCCTCGGCAGGAACTCCGCCCGCGGCAAAAGCGCCCAAGGTGTCGTCCGCGCGCAGCACGCTGAGCATATTCACCACACGCGTGGTCATGCTCCCGCTGACCATCGTGACCAGCATCCTGGTCGCGCGCGTGCTGGGTCCGAACGCCCGCGGTATTTACGGGTTTCTGGCGCTGATCGGTGGCTTCGCTTTGCCGATTCTGATGCTCGGCTCGGGGGCCTCGGCTACCTACTTCATCTCCAGCAAGCGTTTTCGTGCGGCGGATATCTTCGTGACCTGCATCACGATCGGCTTCTTGCAGGGTACGCTGGGTGCCTTGTTACTCGTAACCCTATGGGTGACAGGGCTGCTGGGTACCACAGCCAGCGCCACGCCGGCGTCGCTAATCATTCCTGCGCTGATCGCGCTGCCGCTACAGGGCGCAATCAACATGGGAACTCGTGTGGCGCTGGGGGATTCCTGGTTTGCACTTAACAATCGCGTCATGTTCGCGACGTCGCTATGCACCGGCCTCTCGATGTTGCTGCTGGTCGTGGTTTTGGGCTGGGGAGTTCAGGGGGCGGTGTTTGGAATCGTCGTCAATAATTCTCTGCTATTTACCGGCATTCTCATTGCCTCACTACGGCGCTATCGCCCAAGGTTTGCGCTGAATTGGACCTATCTGCGCGAGTCTTGGCAGTATGCCGTGAAAGCCTGGATTACGGATCTTGCAGTCACGACCAACTTACGATTGGACCAATGGGTCCTGGGAATGGCCAAGAACCCAGTCGTACTCGGCATCTACGGCCCAGCCGTGGTGATTTCTGAAATGTTATGGATGATCCCGGATTCGTTGGGCTTTGTGCTGTTCAACAAAATCGCCGCGGCGCGAAATCCCGAAGAACAGGCTGAGTTGATCGAACGTCTGAACCGGCTGATTTTCTGGATTATGGCCCTGGCCTGCGGTGCGCTCGCGCATTTTGGCCCCTTGGCTATTCGCCTGCTTTACGGAGCGAATTATGCCGCCAGTGCCGAGCCGCTGGCAATCCTGTTGGTCGGCACAGTCGCATTAACGATTTCGAAGATGCTGACCAAATATTTCGCCGGTACGGGCGCCCCGCATCACTCGGGCACGGCAGTCGTGGTAGGGGCTATCGTTGGATTCGCATTATACGCCCCCATGATCAGAATGTATGGCGCCGCCGGGGCTGCGATGGCACACTCGGCTTCTTACCTGGCAGCCGCCGTCACAAGCGTATTCATCTATCGCCGCTTAGTTGCGCCGCGCCGCCCGAATCTGTTCGGACTGAAAATCTCGGATCTTTCATGGCTACGCGAGCAACTGCGCATGGTTCGCGCCCGACGGCACGCCGACGCTTGA